Part of the Tistrella mobilis genome is shown below.
GCCGTGCATTACGCGCCGGGCCGGATCCTCGATCCCGATGCCTGGCCATCGGGTGGTGCCGGCATGGCGGGGACCGCCGCCGATGTCCTGGCGCTGCTGGAAGCGATCCGTACCGGCGGCGGCGGGGTGTTGAGCCCCGGAATGGCGGCGGCTTTCGCCCGCCCGTCCACCGGCGACCTGCCGCTGGACGTGAGCGGCCCCGGCTGGGCCTTCGGGCTCGGCGCCGCGGTGCTGACCGATCCGGTCCTGGCCGGCAGCCCGCAAAGCCCGGGCACATGGGCCTGGGGTGGTGCCTATGGCCATTCCTGGTTCGTCGATCCGGTCCGGAAGCTGACCGTCGTGGCGATGACCAACACCGCCCTCGCCGGCATGACCGGGGCCTTCCCGGATGCCCTGCGCGATGCGATCTATGCCGACTGACCGGCCCCGCCCTGACCAACCCAACCCTCACCAGTCCCGCCCTCGGGCCAGAGGGCCGCAACCGTTCGGGCCACGATGGCCGGCACGGTGTCGCCGGGCGCGATGGCCAGCCGGCCGTCGATGATCAGCATCGACAGGCCGTGAACCAGTGCCCAGCGCGCCCGAGCCAGATCGGGATCGATGTCGGGGGTTGCCCCCATCGCATGGGCGGCTTCGGCATCGGCGGCGATCAGCTGTTTCTGGGCCGGATCGAGCGGCCCGACCATCAACCGGAACAAGCCCGGATTTGCGCAGGCGAAGCTGACATAGGCCTGCGCTTGTGCCAATGATCGCGACCGGGGATCAACCCCCTGATCGGCCGCGGCTTTCAGCGCCGCCCCCAACTCGCGAAAGCCCTGCGCGGCCAGCTCGGCGAGCAGCGCCTCGCGGTTCTCGACATGGCGATAGGGCGCCATGGCCGAGACGCCCGCCTGGCGTGCCACCTCGCGCAGCGACAGCCGGTCATGGCCGTCCGCCTCGACCAGGCGGCGGGCGGCCGCGATCAGCACCGGCTTCAGATCGCCGTGATGATAGCCGTGGGATTGTCGTGCCGCACCCGTCTCCCCCATTGACGTCCCTCTCCTTCGCCTTAATGTTTACGATGTAAACATATGAGGGGCGGCCGGTCCAGTCGCCGGCAAGAGACAGGATCAAGGGGGCGAGGCATTATGATCGTCGTGCATCATCTGAACAATTCGCGCTCGCAGCGCGTGCTCTGGCTGCTGGAAGAGCTGGGGCTCGACTACGAGATCCGGCGCTATGAGCGCGACCCGGCAACCATGGAAGCGCCGGCCAGCCTGAAGGCGGTGCATCCGCTGGGCAAGTCGCCGGTGATCACAGATGGCGACGTCACCGTGGCCGAGACCGGTGCCATCGTCGACTACATCCTGGAGCGTTATGGCGATGGCCGGCTGGTGCCGGCCGCCGGCACGCCCGAGCGGCTGCGCTGGCGCTATTGGATGCATTATGCCGAAGGCTCGGCGATGCCACTGCTGGTGATGAAGCTGGTGCTGATGCAGGTACCCGCTCGCAGTCCGGTGCTGATCCGGCCGCTGGCGCGCAAGATCACCGGCGCGATCAATGCCGGCTTCGTCGACCCCCGGCTCAACACCAACCTCGCCTTCTGGGAAGCGGAACTCGCCCGCGGCCCCTGGTTCGCCGGGCCCGACTTCACCACCGCCGAC
Proteins encoded:
- a CDS encoding glutathione S-transferase family protein — translated: MIVVHHLNNSRSQRVLWLLEELGLDYEIRRYERDPATMEAPASLKAVHPLGKSPVITDGDVTVAETGAIVDYILERYGDGRLVPAAGTPERLRWRYWMHYAEGSAMPLLVMKLVLMQVPARSPVLIRPLARKITGAINAGFVDPRLNTNLAFWEAELARGPWFAGPDFTTADIMMSFPAEVSAQRIEGARNATRVQDFVKRIHARPAFRRALERGGAYAYAD
- a CDS encoding TetR/AcrR family transcriptional regulator — translated: MGETGAARQSHGYHHGDLKPVLIAAARRLVEADGHDRLSLREVARQAGVSAMAPYRHVENREALLAELAAQGFRELGAALKAAADQGVDPRSRSLAQAQAYVSFACANPGLFRLMVGPLDPAQKQLIAADAEAAHAMGATPDIDPDLARARWALVHGLSMLIIDGRLAIAPGDTVPAIVARTVAALWPEGGTGEGWVGQGGAGQSA